From Pseudomonas hormoni:
GACGCCGCGTGGGGCTGGCTGCCACAGAGCCTGACAGCCATCATCGAAATGGCCGAGGCCAGTGGACTGCAACTCGTGCCGCCGGGGCAGCGTGATGCCTGTATCAGCAGCACGTTCGGCACCGGCGAGCTGATCCGCGCCGCACTCGATGCCGGCGCGCAACGGGTGATCCTCGCAATTGGCGGCAGCGCCACCAACGACGGCGGCGCGGGGGCGATGCAAGCCTTGGGCGTGAAGCTGCTGGATGCCCAGGGCGAAACCCTGGCGCCGGGCGGACTGGCGCTGACGCAACTGGCCCGCATCGATCTGAGTGACATTGATCCGCGTCTGGCCCAGGTGCGCTTCGATATCGCCGCCGACGTCAACAATCCGCTGTGCGGCCCCCACGGCGCCTCTGCGATTTTCGGCCCGCAGAAAGGCGCGACGCCTGCGCAGGTCGAGCAACTGGATCGCGCACTCGGGCACTTTGCCGAGCTGTGCGCCCAAGTCCTCGTCAAAGACGTACGCGATGAACCCGGTAGCGGCGCAGCGGGCGGTCTGGGGTTTGCCGCCAAAGCGTTTCTCGGCGCGCAGTTCAAGGCCGGCGTTGAAGTGGTCGCGGAACTGGTTGGCCTGGCCGAGGCTGTGAAAAGCGCTGATCTGGTGATCACCGGCGAAGGCCGTTTCGATGCGCAGACCTTGCGCGGCAAGACACCCTTCGGCGTTGCGCGGATCGCTCGGCACCACGGTGTACCGGTGATCGTCATCGCCGGCACGCTGGGGGAGGGCTATCAGGCCTTGTACGAGCATGGTATCGATGCCGCATTTGCCCTGGCGAGCGGGCCAATGACTCTGGAGCAGGCGTGTGCCGACGCTCCGCGGTTGTTGCGTGAACGGGCGAGCGATATTGCGCGGATCTGGCAAATAGCTGCGCGCAAAGCCTGATAGGCCGCGATCCCCTGTAGGAGCGAAGCTTGCTCGCGAAGACCGTCAACGATGACGCGGGCTGCCTGGATGAACGCGGCGCCCTGACGTCCTTCGCGAGCAAGCCCGCTCCCACAGGGTTTTATGGTGTCAGGAAGGATCGGTTCCAAGCACGACATTCAGCGCACTTCGCGCATCATCCAGCTGCACCAGCGTCGCATGCCGCGCACCCAGCGCATCACGATTCTCGATCGCCGTGAGAATCGCCTTGTGCCGTGGCAGTGCGAGTTCATGCAGATTCGGCCGCTGGTTGGAATGCTTCAACGCTTCGGCGATCGCCACCGACAGCATGTTGCACAGGTTGGCCAACAGATCGTTGTGGGTGGCATCGGCGATTCGGCTGTGGAAATCCAGGTCTGGTTGCAACAGCGCTTCAGGAGTCGGCGCGGCTTCCATGCGTTGGTAGGCTTCACCGATGGAGGCGATGTCCGCGTCGGTGGCGAACTGTGCGGCAAGGGCGGCGGCAGCAGGTTCGATGATGCTGCGCACACTGGTCAGCAAATCGAAGAACTGATTCTGCGGGCTGCTTTGCATCAGCCAGTGCAGCACGTCCGGGTCGAGCATGTGCCATTCCTTGCGCTGCTTGACCACCGTTCCCACCCGCGGACGGGAATACACCAGGCCTTTGGCGACCAACACGCGAGTGGCTTCGCGCAGCACCGGCCGGCTGACCGCGTACTCCTCGCACAACAGGGCTTCGGCGGGCAGTTTGTCGTCCGGTTTGAAGCGTCCCGAAACGATCTGCATGCCCAGTTCCTGGACGATGCGCGAGTGCATGCTTTTGCGGTCGGAGGGTTTGCGGTAATCCATGGGAAACGGCGCGATCCTGTGCGATGGAGGTGCCGCGCATGATAGCAGGCGCGGCGCAATCTTGAGGCTGGCGTAAATCAAATGTGGGAGCGAGCCTGCTCGCGATAGCGGAGTATCAGTCAACATCGATGTTGAATGTTAAGCCGTCATCGCGAGCAGGCTCGCTCCCACAGGGGGGATTGTGGTGTTAGTGAGAATGGCGGGGGACCTCGGAGCCACGGCAACCGACCAGGAAGTCAAAGTCACACCCCTGATCCGCTTGCAGCACATGGTCAATGTACAGCTGCCGATATCCGCCCACGATCAGGTTTTGCGGCGGTTGCAGATCCGCCATGCGCGCCGCCAGTTCAGCATCTGGAATGTCCAGGTGCAGACGGCCATTGGCGCAGTCCAGCTCGATCCAGTCGCCTTCCTTCACCGTCGCCAAAGGCCCGCCGGCCGCTGCTTCCGGAGCGACATGCAAAACGACCGTGCCGTACGCGGTGCCGCTCATGCGCGCATCGGAAATGCGCACCATATCAGTCACGCCTTGCGCCAATAGCTTGGCCGGCAAGCCCATGTTGCCGACCTCGGCCATGCCTGGATAACCCTTCGGTCCGCAGTTCTTCATCACCAGAATCGAGTTGGCATCGACGTCCAGTTCGGGATCGTTGATCCGCGCCTTGTACATGTCGAAGTTTTCGAACACCACCGCGCGCCCGCGATGCTGCATCAATTCGGCACTGGCGGCGGACGGTTTGAGCACGGCACCGAGCGGCGCCAGGTTACCGCGCAATACGCAGATTCCGCCGTCGGCGCGGATCGGGTTGTCGAGGGTGCGGATCACTTCGTCCTGGCCGTAGATCGGCGCGTCCTTGGTGTTTTCGCCGAGGGTCTTGCCGTTGACGGTCAAGGCATTCGGATTGGGAATCAGGTTGGCTTCGCCGAGGCGACGCAGTACCGCAGGCAAGCCGCCGGCGTAGTAGAACTCTTCCATCAGGAAACGCCCGGACGGTTGCAGATCGACGATGGTCGGCATGCCGCGACCGATACGGGTCCAGTCGTCCAGGTCCAGTTCCACGCCGATGCGCCCGGCGATGGCTTTCAAATGGATGACGGCGTTAGTCGAACCGCCAATGGCCGCGTTCACCCGAATGGCGTTTTCAAAGGCTTCTTTGGTGAGGATTTTCGACAGCCGCAAGTCTTCGCGAACCATCTCCACTGCGCGCATGCCGGACATGTGCGCCAGTACATAACGGCGCGCATCCACCGCCGGAATCGCCGCGTTGTGGGGCAGGGAAGTGCCGAGCGCTTCAGCCATGCAAGCCATGGTCGACGCGGTGCCCATGGTGTTGCAGGTGCCGG
This genomic window contains:
- a CDS encoding glycerate kinase produces the protein MKIVIAPDSFKDSLSAQGVADAIALGLAQVWPDAQLVKCPMADGGEGTVESVLAACEGQLRRNNVRGPLGTTVDAAWGWLPQSLTAIIEMAEASGLQLVPPGQRDACISSTFGTGELIRAALDAGAQRVILAIGGSATNDGGAGAMQALGVKLLDAQGETLAPGGLALTQLARIDLSDIDPRLAQVRFDIAADVNNPLCGPHGASAIFGPQKGATPAQVEQLDRALGHFAELCAQVLVKDVRDEPGSGAAGGLGFAAKAFLGAQFKAGVEVVAELVGLAEAVKSADLVITGEGRFDAQTLRGKTPFGVARIARHHGVPVIVIAGTLGEGYQALYEHGIDAAFALASGPMTLEQACADAPRLLRERASDIARIWQIAARKA
- a CDS encoding FadR/GntR family transcriptional regulator, giving the protein MDYRKPSDRKSMHSRIVQELGMQIVSGRFKPDDKLPAEALLCEEYAVSRPVLREATRVLVAKGLVYSRPRVGTVVKQRKEWHMLDPDVLHWLMQSSPQNQFFDLLTSVRSIIEPAAAALAAQFATDADIASIGEAYQRMEAAPTPEALLQPDLDFHSRIADATHNDLLANLCNMLSVAIAEALKHSNQRPNLHELALPRHKAILTAIENRDALGARHATLVQLDDARSALNVVLGTDPS
- a CDS encoding IlvD/Edd family dehydratase; protein product: MSDKKPTLRSAQWFGTADKNGFMYRSWMKNQGIADHQFHGKPIIGICNTWSELTPCNAHFRQIAEHVKRGVIEAGGFPVEFPVFSNGESNLRPTAMLTRNLASMDVEEAIRGNPIDGVVLLTGCDKTTPALLMGAASCDVPAIVVTGGPMLNGKHKGQDIGSGTVVWQLSEQVKAGTITIDDFLAAEGGMSRSAGTCNTMGTASTMACMAEALGTSLPHNAAIPAVDARRYVLAHMSGMRAVEMVREDLRLSKILTKEAFENAIRVNAAIGGSTNAVIHLKAIAGRIGVELDLDDWTRIGRGMPTIVDLQPSGRFLMEEFYYAGGLPAVLRRLGEANLIPNPNALTVNGKTLGENTKDAPIYGQDEVIRTLDNPIRADGGICVLRGNLAPLGAVLKPSAASAELMQHRGRAVVFENFDMYKARINDPELDVDANSILVMKNCGPKGYPGMAEVGNMGLPAKLLAQGVTDMVRISDARMSGTAYGTVVLHVAPEAAAGGPLATVKEGDWIELDCANGRLHLDIPDAELAARMADLQPPQNLIVGGYRQLYIDHVLQADQGCDFDFLVGCRGSEVPRHSH